In Brevibacterium zhoupengii, the following are encoded in one genomic region:
- a CDS encoding mannose-1-phosphate guanylyltransferase has protein sequence MNTHFHAIIPAGGSGTRLWPLSRKASPKFLHDVLGTGRSLIQSTWDRVAPLVGSEKVWVVTGQSHRDQVAEQLPEIAVDNILAEPSPKDSAAAIGLATMLIAKEDPDAIVGSFSADHSITNVDEFRLVIDQACVAAETGDIVTVGIMPRNPATAYGYIETGDLLGLQGAPTARRARAFAEKPAASTARAYVNSGRYRWNAGMFIAKAAALLEVLETEDPTLFAGLSRIAEAWGTDAQAQVLAEVWPGLEKRAIDYVVAEPAAAAGRVIVIPGDFGWDDVGDFDSVARLRQPVPGEPAGVISIGQNCDLLEIDASGVVFSESKQPRTVAIVGLDDLVVVDTEDVLLITSRSHAQDVKKAVSAAGERGLEDLL, from the coding sequence GTGAACACACACTTCCACGCCATCATCCCCGCCGGCGGATCCGGAACCAGGCTCTGGCCGCTCTCGCGCAAGGCATCGCCGAAGTTCCTCCACGACGTCCTGGGTACGGGCCGGAGCCTGATCCAGTCCACCTGGGATCGAGTCGCCCCACTCGTGGGCTCCGAGAAGGTCTGGGTCGTGACTGGGCAGAGCCACCGCGACCAGGTGGCCGAACAGCTGCCTGAGATCGCGGTGGACAACATCCTCGCCGAACCTTCGCCGAAGGATTCCGCCGCCGCGATCGGCCTGGCCACCATGCTCATTGCGAAGGAAGACCCGGACGCGATCGTCGGCTCATTCTCCGCAGACCATTCGATCACCAACGTCGACGAGTTCCGATTGGTCATCGACCAAGCCTGCGTCGCCGCAGAGACCGGCGACATCGTCACCGTCGGAATCATGCCCCGCAACCCCGCCACCGCCTACGGCTACATCGAAACCGGTGATCTGTTGGGCCTGCAGGGTGCACCGACTGCCCGTCGTGCTCGGGCCTTCGCCGAGAAGCCTGCCGCGAGCACGGCGCGTGCCTACGTCAACTCCGGCCGCTACCGCTGGAACGCCGGCATGTTCATCGCCAAGGCCGCGGCCCTCCTCGAAGTCCTTGAGACCGAGGACCCGACACTGTTCGCAGGCCTGTCGAGGATCGCCGAAGCGTGGGGGACCGATGCCCAGGCGCAGGTGCTCGCCGAGGTGTGGCCCGGGTTGGAGAAGCGAGCCATCGACTACGTCGTGGCCGAACCTGCTGCCGCGGCCGGTCGTGTCATCGTCATTCCCGGTGACTTCGGCTGGGATGACGTCGGCGACTTCGACTCCGTGGCCCGTCTGCGCCAGCCGGTGCCGGGAGAGCCTGCAGGGGTCATCTCGATCGGTCAGAACTGTGATCTCCTCGAAATCGATGCCTCCGGTGTCGTCTTCTCCGAATCCAAGCAGCCGCGCACGGTCGCGATCGTCGGCCTCGACGATCTCGTCGTCGTCGACACCGAGGATGTCCTGCTCATCACCTCCCGCTCCCACGCCCAGGACGTGAAGAAGGCGGTCTCGGCCGCAGGCGAACGCGGACTCGAAGACCTGCTGTAG
- the sdhC gene encoding succinate dehydrogenase, cytochrome b556 subunit, producing the protein MAKASTGTLYRGNEGMWSWVAHRVTGVGIFFFLLVHVLDTALVRVSPEAYNAVIGTYKTPFMAIGEIALVAAIAFHAFNGLRVILVDFSKSGPKNQKKLFWGVIVVWLIIMIAFIPRQLMHTFGG; encoded by the coding sequence GTGGCCAAAGCGTCTACGGGCACTCTGTACCGAGGAAATGAAGGAATGTGGTCCTGGGTCGCGCATCGCGTCACAGGCGTCGGAATCTTCTTCTTCCTGCTGGTCCACGTGCTCGATACTGCACTCGTCCGCGTCTCACCCGAGGCCTACAACGCCGTGATCGGAACGTATAAGACACCGTTCATGGCCATCGGCGAGATCGCACTCGTTGCCGCAATCGCATTCCATGCGTTCAACGGTCTTCGCGTCATTCTCGTCGACTTCTCGAAGAGTGGACCGAAAAATCAGAAGAAGCTGTTCTGGGGAGTCATCGTCGTATGGCTCATCATCATGATCGCCTTCATCCCCCGCCAGCTGATGCACACGTTCGGAGGATGA
- a CDS encoding succinate dehydrogenase iron-sulfur subunit — protein MSTDTSTETPEPASKIDLPDHVAGDSGSIPSFDCTFKIARFDPEQDEEAHWEEYKVTMYGTDRVLDALHKIKWEEDGSLSFRRSCAHGVCGSDAMRINGRNRLACKTLLKDLDTSKTITVEAIKGLPLEKDLIVDMEPFFQSYREVMPFLITSGHEPTRERLQSAEQREAFDDTTKCILCAACTSSCPVFWTDGQYFGPAAIVNAHRFIFDSRDEGGDMRLEILNDKEGVWRCRTTFNCTEACPRGIEITKAIAEVKQAVLQRAF, from the coding sequence ATGAGCACCGATACCTCAACCGAAACCCCGGAGCCGGCCTCGAAGATCGACCTGCCCGACCATGTGGCCGGCGACAGCGGTTCGATCCCGTCGTTCGACTGCACCTTCAAGATCGCACGCTTCGACCCCGAACAGGACGAAGAGGCGCACTGGGAGGAGTACAAGGTCACGATGTACGGCACCGACCGTGTCCTGGACGCCCTGCACAAGATCAAGTGGGAAGAGGACGGTTCGCTGTCCTTCCGCCGCTCCTGTGCCCACGGCGTCTGCGGCTCCGATGCCATGCGCATCAACGGCCGTAACCGTCTGGCTTGCAAGACCCTGCTGAAGGATCTTGACACCTCGAAGACGATCACCGTCGAAGCGATCAAGGGTCTGCCTCTGGAGAAGGACCTCATCGTCGACATGGAGCCCTTCTTCCAGTCCTACCGCGAGGTCATGCCGTTCCTCATCACCTCCGGTCACGAGCCGACGCGTGAGCGTCTGCAGTCGGCCGAGCAGCGTGAGGCATTCGACGACACCACCAAGTGCATCCTATGCGCTGCGTGCACCTCGTCGTGCCCCGTGTTCTGGACCGATGGACAGTACTTCGGACCGGCAGCCATCGTCAACGCGCACCGTTTCATCTTCGATTCGCGTGACGAGGGCGGAGACATGCGCCTGGAGATCCTCAACGACAAGGAAGGTGTGTGGCGCTGCCGCACCACCTTCAACTGCACCGAGGCCTGCCCTCGTGGCATCGAAATCACCAAGGCCATCGCCGAGGTGAAGCAGGCAGTCCTGCAGCGCGCATTCTGA
- a CDS encoding BMP family lipoprotein: MRAKVMSTVLGAGFSALSLVALSACSMSTPEPVEDETLGCMISAPAGFDDHSAGALTLAETELARSAGLFSATSSQRVTNSSATSAALTRMKDQNCALTTVLGPGGADELSDHAKSNPDDIFLGVASGHKDFPDNVLSIDFDLVPPAFIAGYIAATASETGEVGALVSQGFPQAKKILNAFDAGVALYNDEADEGAENVKSYRDSAVDDRTVADTSDEGRKFFESAYDSNVDVLVPFGSAAGMGVVTASTEEMAAQRTQEPKEEGAEEKVLPKVIWYGASGAFSDTIIATIEPNIRRGLRSMFAEWPQSRNPDEVAEASKDEPVDMGGFLITDQHYKGTIDNGGVGISAEDGFLSRVSDAGRSITDLRERIKSGDIDPEKS; the protein is encoded by the coding sequence ATGAGAGCAAAGGTCATGAGTACGGTGCTGGGCGCCGGCTTCAGCGCGTTGAGCCTGGTGGCCCTGAGCGCCTGCTCGATGTCGACACCCGAACCCGTCGAGGACGAAACCCTCGGATGCATGATCTCGGCTCCTGCCGGATTCGACGATCACTCCGCCGGGGCACTGACCCTGGCAGAGACGGAACTGGCACGGTCAGCGGGACTGTTCTCCGCGACCTCGAGCCAGCGGGTGACCAACTCATCGGCCACCTCGGCGGCTCTGACGAGGATGAAGGACCAGAACTGCGCACTGACGACGGTGCTGGGACCGGGCGGGGCCGACGAACTCAGCGACCACGCCAAGTCCAATCCGGACGACATCTTCCTCGGGGTGGCAAGCGGGCACAAGGACTTCCCGGACAATGTGCTCAGCATCGATTTCGACCTCGTTCCTCCGGCCTTCATCGCCGGCTACATCGCAGCGACTGCGAGCGAAACCGGTGAAGTCGGCGCGCTCGTGTCGCAAGGTTTCCCGCAGGCGAAGAAGATCCTCAACGCCTTCGATGCCGGAGTCGCCCTCTACAACGACGAGGCCGACGAGGGTGCCGAGAACGTGAAGTCCTATCGTGACTCTGCCGTCGACGACCGGACCGTGGCCGACACCAGCGATGAGGGACGGAAGTTCTTCGAATCGGCCTATGACTCGAATGTCGATGTGCTCGTGCCGTTTGGATCGGCGGCGGGAATGGGCGTCGTCACCGCGTCGACCGAGGAGATGGCGGCCCAGCGCACCCAAGAGCCCAAGGAAGAGGGCGCGGAAGAGAAGGTCCTGCCGAAGGTCATCTGGTACGGAGCATCCGGGGCCTTCAGCGACACCATCATCGCAACGATCGAGCCGAACATCCGCCGGGGACTGCGCAGCATGTTTGCCGAATGGCCGCAGAGCAGGAACCCTGACGAGGTGGCCGAGGCGTCGAAGGACGAACCCGTTGACATGGGCGGATTCCTCATCACCGACCAGCACTACAAGGGCACGATCGACAACGGCGGAGTGGGGATCTCCGCCGAAGACGGGTTCCTCAGCCGCGTCTCCGACGCAGGCCGCAGCATCACCGATCTGCGGGAGAGGATCAAGAGCGGGGACATCGATCCTGAGAAGTCCTGA
- a CDS encoding succinate dehydrogenase hydrophobic membrane anchor subunit — translation MSTTSIPAPRTGYSRHKSTRSKFEMFAWLFMRISGVVLVILIFGHLFVNLWAGEGVQAIDFGFVAGKWASPFWQIWDLLMLWLAMLHGTNGLRTIIMDYAEKPSTRMALQVILYIASVIVIVLGTLVIFTFDPCPAGADPALLASFCSAA, via the coding sequence ATGAGCACAACATCGATCCCGGCTCCGCGCACCGGCTACTCGCGCCACAAATCAACTCGGTCGAAGTTCGAAATGTTCGCATGGCTGTTCATGCGCATCTCGGGCGTCGTCCTCGTCATCCTCATCTTCGGCCACCTCTTCGTGAACCTGTGGGCCGGCGAAGGCGTCCAGGCCATCGACTTCGGGTTCGTGGCCGGCAAATGGGCCAGCCCGTTCTGGCAGATCTGGGACCTGCTGATGCTGTGGCTGGCTATGCTGCACGGCACCAACGGTCTGCGCACCATCATCATGGACTATGCCGAGAAGCCAAGCACCAGGATGGCTCTCCAGGTGATCCTCTACATCGCCTCGGTCATCGTCATCGTGCTCGGCACGCTCGTCATCTTCACATTCGATCCCTGCCCGGCCGGAGCCGACCCCGCATTGCTGGCGTCATTCTGCTCGGCCGCATAG
- a CDS encoding hemerythrin domain-containing protein: protein MNSPLLSTLLEREHEEIDGGIEEYADGLTRDESDSAPLLRAMAALRRHIYLEEEFIFPTLRTAGLMMPVFVMLREHGEIWDAMASLDEQLAADADAQAMDEACRDLLTRLEAHNSKEEPIIYPRADAELSDDATNRLRGFLDAGAMPKGWQCEKATL, encoded by the coding sequence GTGAATTCACCATTGTTGTCCACACTGCTTGAGCGTGAGCATGAGGAGATCGATGGCGGAATCGAGGAGTACGCCGACGGACTGACCCGCGACGAATCTGACTCAGCACCCTTGCTGCGGGCGATGGCAGCTCTGCGACGTCACATCTATCTCGAAGAAGAGTTCATCTTTCCAACGCTGCGCACAGCCGGACTGATGATGCCTGTGTTCGTCATGCTCCGGGAACACGGTGAGATCTGGGACGCGATGGCCTCTCTTGACGAACAACTGGCAGCTGACGCCGATGCGCAGGCTATGGATGAAGCGTGCCGGGACCTGCTGACTCGCCTCGAAGCACACAATTCGAAGGAAGAGCCGATCATCTATCCGCGTGCGGATGCGGAACTCTCAGACGATGCGACGAACCGCCTACGGGGTTTCCTTGACGCAGGCGCCATGCCTAAGGGGTGGCAGTGCGAAAAGGCAACGCTGTGA
- a CDS encoding D-alanyl-D-alanine carboxypeptidase family protein, whose translation MRSHHLSSPTRTAVLPRSPRAGLRLIVSAAIALLLIGAQLVLSPGTSHGLSQPEETPEKVYESPADLGDGSKPPTPVGTSWLVGDLDTGELQVAHDIDKKHAPASTIKLLTALALVEVLDDPKQKVEAEFEDMEIDGTKVGLMQKNEYTVDLLFHAMLMSSANDAANALGRAAGGQDKAVALMNEKAEELGMTNTHAANTSGLDDKDQYMTAADMMKLAWAVCENDYLMSVIDTETYKFPGGKNPDTKEKFKGYEIQNHTKIVGQVDGGLGLKNGFTRQAKGAYIAVAERDGRRVVSTMLGIDNNSRQAAVDLLEWDFAQKDPKSLQTVPVGQAVTPSGDPSASESGSHAGGADADDNAAVGAQVESGDDSPTAANEAKASSSVLGIPAERLLAFGMLAGAAVLLLAAAVILVRLRRG comes from the coding sequence ATGCGTTCTCACCACCTGTCTTCTCCGACGCGTACAGCGGTACTCCCCCGTTCACCTCGGGCAGGACTTCGTCTCATCGTCAGTGCCGCAATCGCGTTGCTGCTGATTGGGGCTCAGCTGGTCCTCTCCCCCGGCACCTCGCACGGGCTGAGCCAACCGGAGGAGACACCGGAGAAGGTCTACGAGTCTCCGGCCGACCTCGGCGACGGATCGAAGCCACCGACACCGGTGGGAACGTCATGGCTGGTGGGAGACCTCGACACGGGTGAGCTCCAAGTCGCGCATGACATCGACAAGAAGCATGCCCCGGCATCGACGATCAAACTCCTCACTGCCCTGGCACTCGTCGAGGTCCTCGACGATCCGAAGCAGAAGGTGGAGGCGGAGTTCGAGGACATGGAGATCGACGGCACCAAGGTCGGTCTCATGCAGAAGAACGAGTACACCGTGGATCTGCTCTTCCACGCAATGCTGATGTCGAGTGCCAACGATGCTGCGAATGCGCTCGGGCGAGCCGCCGGTGGTCAGGACAAGGCTGTGGCCCTGATGAACGAGAAGGCCGAAGAACTGGGGATGACGAACACCCACGCGGCGAACACTTCGGGCCTCGACGATAAGGATCAGTACATGACTGCTGCAGACATGATGAAGCTGGCGTGGGCTGTGTGTGAGAACGACTATCTGATGAGTGTCATCGACACCGAGACCTACAAGTTCCCGGGTGGCAAGAACCCGGATACCAAAGAGAAGTTCAAAGGCTACGAGATTCAGAACCACACCAAGATCGTCGGCCAGGTCGACGGTGGGCTCGGGCTGAAGAACGGGTTCACACGTCAGGCCAAGGGCGCCTATATCGCTGTGGCAGAACGTGATGGCCGTCGTGTCGTCTCGACGATGCTCGGAATCGACAACAACTCCCGGCAGGCAGCGGTCGACCTTCTCGAATGGGACTTCGCCCAGAAGGATCCCAAATCTCTGCAGACCGTCCCGGTCGGCCAGGCGGTGACGCCCAGTGGCGACCCGAGCGCTTCGGAGAGCGGCAGCCATGCCGGCGGAGCCGACGCCGACGACAATGCAGCAGTCGGCGCCCAGGTGGAGTCCGGCGACGACTCCCCCACTGCTGCGAACGAAGCCAAGGCCTCATCATCGGTCCTGGGCATCCCTGCGGAGCGTCTCCTCGCGTTCGGAATGTTGGCCGGCGCTGCAGTGCTTCTCCTCGCGGCTGCGGTCATCTTGGTGCGGCTGCGCAGAGGCTGA
- the sdhA gene encoding succinate dehydrogenase flavoprotein subunit, whose amino-acid sequence MQVHQYDVVIVGAGGAGMRAAIESGQRARTAVLTKLYPTRSHTGAAQGGMCAALANVEEDNWEWHTFDTVKGGDYLVDQDAAEVMAKEAIDAVLDLEKMGLPFNRTPEGKIDQRRFGGHTRDHGKSPVRRSCYAADRTGHMILQTLYQNCVKHGVEFYNEFYVLDLAMTEVDGVRRPAGVVAYELATGEIHLFQAKSVVFATGGVGKVFKTTSNAHTLTGDGMAVAYNRGIPLEDMEFFQFHPTGLAGLGILLSEAARGEGAILRNSDGERFMERYAPTIKDLAPRDIVARSMANEVREGRGCGPNKDYVLLDLTHLEPAHIDAKLPDITEFARTYLGVEPYTEPVPVFPTAHYAMGGIPTNIEAEVLADNDNVIPGLYAAGEVACVSVHGSNRLGTNSLLDINVFGKRAGIAAAEYSKTADFVELPEGSENDTVALLEKMRTSDGTERIGAIRKDLQELMDANVQVFRTDETLREALDEIAKLRERYNNVGIQDRGKRFNLDLLEAVELNFLLELAEVISVAAIHRKESRGGHFREDFPDRDDEGFMHHTMTYLDPDSETDGIKGMRLETKPVIVTRYQPMERKY is encoded by the coding sequence ATGCAGGTACATCAATACGACGTTGTCATCGTCGGTGCCGGTGGCGCCGGGATGCGCGCAGCGATCGAATCGGGCCAGCGCGCCCGGACCGCAGTCCTGACCAAGCTCTACCCGACCCGTTCGCACACGGGTGCTGCCCAGGGCGGCATGTGCGCCGCACTGGCGAACGTGGAAGAGGACAACTGGGAATGGCACACCTTCGACACCGTCAAGGGCGGTGACTACCTGGTCGACCAGGATGCCGCCGAGGTGATGGCGAAGGAAGCCATCGACGCCGTCCTCGATCTCGAGAAGATGGGGCTGCCCTTCAACAGGACCCCAGAAGGCAAGATCGACCAGCGTCGCTTCGGTGGTCACACCCGTGACCACGGCAAGTCCCCGGTCCGCCGCTCCTGCTACGCAGCCGACCGCACCGGCCACATGATCCTCCAGACTCTGTACCAGAACTGCGTCAAGCACGGCGTCGAGTTCTACAACGAGTTCTACGTCCTCGACCTGGCCATGACCGAGGTCGACGGGGTCCGCCGTCCGGCCGGCGTCGTCGCCTACGAACTGGCCACCGGCGAGATCCACCTGTTCCAGGCCAAGTCGGTCGTCTTCGCAACCGGCGGCGTGGGCAAGGTCTTCAAGACCACTTCGAACGCCCACACCCTCACCGGTGACGGCATGGCCGTGGCCTACAACCGGGGCATCCCGCTCGAGGACATGGAGTTCTTCCAGTTCCACCCGACCGGCCTGGCCGGTCTGGGCATTCTGCTCTCCGAGGCAGCCCGCGGTGAGGGCGCGATCCTGCGTAATTCCGACGGTGAGCGCTTCATGGAACGCTACGCTCCGACGATCAAGGATCTCGCTCCTCGTGACATCGTGGCCCGTTCCATGGCCAATGAGGTGCGTGAGGGCCGCGGTTGTGGACCGAACAAGGACTACGTCCTGCTCGACCTCACTCACCTCGAGCCTGCGCACATCGATGCGAAGCTGCCCGACATCACCGAGTTCGCCCGCACCTACCTCGGTGTGGAGCCCTACACGGAGCCGGTGCCGGTCTTCCCGACCGCGCACTACGCCATGGGCGGTATTCCGACCAACATCGAGGCAGAGGTGCTGGCGGACAACGACAACGTCATCCCCGGCCTCTACGCCGCCGGTGAGGTTGCCTGCGTGTCCGTGCACGGCTCAAACCGACTGGGCACGAACTCGCTGCTCGACATCAACGTCTTCGGTAAGCGCGCCGGCATCGCCGCCGCGGAATACTCGAAGACCGCTGACTTCGTCGAACTGCCCGAGGGTTCGGAGAACGACACCGTCGCACTGCTCGAGAAGATGCGGACTTCAGACGGCACCGAACGCATCGGCGCCATCCGCAAGGATCTGCAGGAACTCATGGACGCCAACGTCCAGGTCTTCCGCACTGACGAGACTCTGCGTGAAGCGCTCGACGAGATCGCGAAACTGCGTGAACGTTACAACAACGTCGGCATTCAGGATCGCGGCAAGCGCTTCAACCTCGACCTCCTCGAGGCCGTCGAGCTGAACTTCCTGCTCGAACTCGCCGAGGTCATCTCCGTCGCCGCCATCCACCGCAAGGAATCACGCGGTGGGCACTTCCGAGAAGACTTCCCGGACCGTGACGACGAGGGATTCATGCACCACACGATGACCTACCTCGATCCTGATTCCGAGACCGACGGCATCAAGGGCATGCGTCTGGAGACGAAGCCCGTCATCGTCACCCGTTACCAGCCGATGGAGCGTAAGTACTGA
- a CDS encoding amidohydrolase, whose translation MSQISEPRPAGVALPEGPDVISSTIAEIGAELIDFRRDVHAHPELSFQEFSTTDKIVSRLEAAGLSPRRLESTGVVCEVGEGPLALGLRADIDALPIDDLIDEDFASTVPGVAHACGHDVHLTGLVGAAIALQRLHESTPGGLGGRVRLIFQPGEEVTPGGALRVISQGVLDGVPEVYALHCDPNVDVGKIGSRIGAITAAGDTVIIRLSGHGGHTSRPHLTEDLVYALGKLATDLPSTLGRLIDPRHAISLVWGEISAGHAANVVPSEGILRGTLRCLDVDGWNQVAEVLPELVERIAGPYGVTVDLDHRRGVPPVVNTEDQVALIESAVRGELGENSVQLTPQSMGGEDFAWYLTHCPGALVRMGTRTPGGTTYDIHQGDLLIDEDSVEIAARIFTATALKVLQRD comes from the coding sequence ATGTCTCAGATATCCGAACCGCGCCCCGCCGGCGTCGCGCTCCCAGAAGGACCAGACGTGATCAGTTCGACCATTGCTGAGATCGGTGCCGAACTCATCGATTTCCGCCGCGATGTCCACGCGCACCCGGAACTGTCCTTTCAGGAGTTCAGCACCACGGACAAGATCGTCTCACGCCTGGAAGCCGCCGGTCTGTCACCTCGGCGCCTTGAGAGCACCGGTGTCGTGTGCGAGGTCGGTGAAGGACCGCTGGCTCTGGGTCTGCGTGCCGACATCGATGCGCTGCCCATCGACGACCTCATCGACGAGGACTTCGCCTCAACGGTGCCAGGCGTCGCCCACGCCTGCGGCCACGATGTGCACCTGACGGGCCTCGTCGGCGCAGCCATCGCCTTGCAGCGACTCCACGAATCCACTCCCGGCGGACTCGGTGGACGGGTGCGGCTGATCTTTCAGCCCGGCGAGGAAGTCACCCCGGGCGGTGCGCTGCGCGTCATCTCCCAGGGCGTCCTCGACGGCGTTCCCGAGGTCTACGCCCTGCACTGCGACCCGAATGTCGACGTCGGCAAGATCGGCTCCCGCATCGGGGCCATCACCGCAGCCGGCGACACCGTCATCATCCGCCTCTCCGGTCACGGCGGGCACACCTCACGACCCCACCTGACCGAGGACCTCGTCTACGCCTTGGGCAAACTCGCCACCGACCTGCCCTCGACGCTGGGCCGCCTCATCGACCCGCGCCACGCGATCTCCCTCGTCTGGGGCGAGATCAGCGCCGGTCACGCGGCCAATGTCGTCCCCAGCGAAGGCATCCTGCGCGGAACCCTGCGCTGCCTCGACGTCGACGGCTGGAACCAGGTCGCCGAGGTGCTGCCGGAGCTGGTCGAGCGCATCGCCGGCCCGTACGGAGTCACCGTCGACCTCGACCATCGCCGAGGTGTGCCGCCGGTGGTCAACACCGAAGACCAGGTCGCCCTGATCGAGTCCGCCGTCCGCGGAGAGCTCGGCGAGAACTCCGTCCAACTGACCCCGCAGTCCATGGGCGGAGAGGACTTCGCCTGGTACCTCACACACTGTCCCGGAGCGCTCGTGCGCATGGGCACCCGCACCCCCGGCGGAACCACCTACGACATCCACCAGGGTGATCTCCTCATCGATGAGGACAGCGTTGAGATCGCCGCCCGCATCTTCACCGCGACCGCGCTGAAGGTTCTGCAGCGAGACTGA
- a CDS encoding adenosine deaminase, with protein MLNNPAGVAEDDPILQLPKVSLHDHLDGGLRPATLIELAASIGHELPATEPEALAQWYYDSASSGDLVRYLETFSHTVAVMQSREGLMRVAKEWVLDQVADGVFYAEARWAPEQHLESGLELDEVVDAVQEGLEAGVIEASSDGKFIRVGQIITAMRQADNSMAIAELAIRHREKGSESGVVGFDIAGPENGFPPSAHLSAFNALHQAYVPVTIHAGEAAGKASIHEALTVCHAQRIGHGARIVEDMDIVDGEGQLGSLAAWVLDQQIPLELCPSSNLQTDIGGTIASHPITGLKDLGFAVTINPDNRLMSATSVTREMRRLVDEAGWTQTDLEWATVNAVTAAFLPLDVRERMLDEILIPGFARVNI; from the coding sequence GTGTTGAATAATCCCGCCGGAGTCGCAGAAGACGACCCGATCCTGCAGTTGCCCAAAGTCTCCCTCCATGATCACCTCGACGGTGGCCTGCGCCCCGCCACCCTGATCGAACTGGCCGCCTCGATCGGTCATGAACTGCCCGCCACCGAACCGGAAGCACTGGCTCAGTGGTACTACGATTCCGCCAGCTCCGGTGACCTGGTCCGCTACCTCGAGACCTTCTCGCACACGGTTGCCGTGATGCAGAGCCGTGAGGGCCTGATGCGGGTGGCCAAGGAATGGGTCCTCGACCAGGTGGCCGACGGTGTGTTCTACGCCGAGGCCCGCTGGGCTCCCGAACAGCATCTGGAAAGCGGACTCGAACTCGACGAGGTCGTCGACGCCGTCCAGGAGGGACTCGAGGCCGGAGTCATCGAAGCCTCCTCCGATGGCAAGTTCATCCGCGTCGGTCAGATCATCACCGCCATGCGTCAGGCCGACAACTCGATGGCGATTGCCGAACTGGCGATCCGGCACCGCGAGAAGGGGTCTGAGTCCGGAGTCGTCGGCTTCGACATCGCCGGTCCCGAGAACGGCTTCCCACCCTCGGCGCACCTGTCCGCATTCAACGCACTCCACCAGGCCTATGTGCCCGTGACGATCCACGCTGGGGAAGCCGCGGGCAAGGCCTCGATCCACGAAGCACTCACCGTCTGCCACGCCCAGCGCATCGGTCACGGCGCTCGCATCGTCGAAGACATGGACATCGTCGACGGCGAAGGACAGCTGGGCAGCTTGGCCGCCTGGGTCCTCGACCAGCAGATCCCGCTCGAGCTGTGCCCCAGCTCCAATCTGCAGACCGATATCGGCGGCACCATCGCCTCCCACCCCATCACCGGGCTCAAGGATCTGGGCTTCGCCGTCACCATCAACCCAGACAATCGGCTGATGTCGGCGACCTCGGTCACGCGTGAGATGCGTCGCCTCGTCGACGAGGCCGGCTGGACACAGACCGATCTCGAATGGGCCACCGTCAATGCGGTCACGGCAGCCTTCCTGCCTCTCGACGTGCGCGAGCGCATGCTCGACGAGATCCTCATCCCAGGATTCGCCCGGGTGAACATTTGA